The proteins below come from a single Thermotoga sp. KOL6 genomic window:
- a CDS encoding GNAT family N-acetyltransferase — protein sequence MRIIFFESNRDLFEEALKIRRKVFIEEQGVSEEDEMDGKDSEALHVLLETSGKFVGVARVRKIDRDTFKIERVAILKEERNKGYGRHLMKEIEKEIVTRGAKRIVLNAQVRVKGFYEKLGYTVVGDIFYEANIPHVKMVKVVGG from the coding sequence ATGAGAATTATTTTCTTTGAATCGAATAGGGATCTTTTTGAGGAAGCGTTGAAAATAAGAAGGAAGGTTTTCATAGAGGAGCAGGGTGTATCCGAGGAAGATGAGATGGATGGGAAAGATTCAGAGGCATTACACGTTCTCTTAGAAACCAGCGGAAAATTCGTGGGAGTTGCTAGAGTGAGAAAGATCGACAGGGATACTTTTAAAATAGAACGTGTGGCTATTCTCAAAGAAGAACGAAACAAGGGATATGGAAGACATTTGATGAAAGAGATAGAGAAGGAAATTGTGACCAGAGGAGCAAAAAGAATCGTTTTGAACGCCCAAGTACGAGTGAAAGGGTTCTATGAGAAGCTTGGTTACACGGTGGTAGGTGATATTTTTTACGAAGCGAACATCCCGCACGTGAAGATGGTGAAGGTGGTGGGAGGATGA
- a CDS encoding DMT family transporter, producing MVKAILSLLFVTFIWGATFPLQKVALEGVSPTFYIALRFFIAAFLSLLFFGKGNFKYGIILGIVLGVAYTTQTWGLILTTSTKSGFITSLYIVFVPVFAYFLEKEIPTLFQIFSFLIGTSGLYLISGGIGNFNLGDLLTVFCAVSFALHLVLVTKFSRLVSEKDLLFPQFLAVSIFGLILNIFFKNWKITPAATGSALFTAVFATILAIYLQAKYQKKIGNNVSALVFLGEPVFSAVLSYFILGETMSRKQFFGSFLLLTSILFSSLERVKIVRSTNQKGRDGCEDVT from the coding sequence TTGGTAAAGGCAATCCTGAGTCTTCTTTTTGTCACGTTCATATGGGGAGCCACGTTTCCACTTCAGAAAGTAGCATTGGAGGGAGTGTCACCCACTTTTTACATTGCTTTGAGATTTTTCATCGCCGCTTTCCTCTCCCTCCTTTTTTTTGGGAAAGGAAACTTCAAATACGGAATCATTCTTGGAATAGTTCTTGGAGTGGCATACACCACTCAAACCTGGGGGCTCATTTTGACTACCTCTACGAAAAGTGGTTTCATCACATCGTTGTACATTGTTTTCGTTCCCGTTTTTGCTTATTTCCTAGAGAAAGAGATTCCCACACTCTTTCAAATTTTCTCGTTTTTGATAGGAACATCAGGACTCTATTTAATCTCCGGAGGAATAGGAAACTTCAATTTGGGAGATCTTCTGACAGTTTTCTGTGCGGTGAGTTTTGCACTTCATCTCGTGTTGGTGACAAAATTTTCAAGACTCGTTAGCGAGAAAGATCTTCTTTTTCCCCAGTTTCTTGCAGTTTCTATCTTTGGTTTGATATTGAATATTTTCTTCAAAAACTGGAAGATTACCCCTGCCGCCACTGGAAGCGCTCTATTCACAGCAGTTTTCGCCACAATTCTTGCGATATACCTTCAAGCAAAGTATCAAAAGAAGATCGGTAACAATGTCTCGGCACTCGTTTTTCTCGGTGAACCTGTGTTCTCTGCTGTTCTCTCCTACTTCATCCTGGGAGAAACCATGTCACGAAAACAATTTTTTGGTTCGTTTCTCCTTCTGACTTCCATATTATTCTCAAGTCTTGAACGTGTTAAAATAGTTCGTAGTACGAACCAAAAAGGGAGGGATGGATGTGAAGACGTTACTTAA
- a CDS encoding amidohydrolase yields MDVKTLLKGATIFPITSNPFKGDILISNGKIEKIGENIQDPNAEIVDLTGKFLFPGFVDAHSHIGLFEEGVGYYYSDGNEATDPVTPHVKALDGFNPQDPAIERALAGGVTTVMIVPGSANPIGGQGSVVKFKSIIVEECVVKDPAGLKMAFGENPKRVYGERKQQTPSTRMGTAGVIRDYFIKVKNYMKKKEIAEKEGKEFTETDLKMEIGELVLRKKIPARIHAHRADDILTAIRIAEEFGFNLVIEHGTEAYKISKILAEKNIPVVVGPLLTFRTKLELKDLTMEVIAKLVEAGVMIALMCDHPVIPLEYATVQAATAMRYGAREEDLLKILTINPAKILGLDNTIGSIEEGKDADLVVWSDHPFNMKSKVERVFIEGMEVFRR; encoded by the coding sequence ATGGATGTGAAGACGTTACTTAAAGGTGCTACAATCTTTCCCATCACTTCGAATCCTTTCAAAGGAGACATTTTGATCTCGAACGGAAAAATAGAAAAGATTGGGGAAAATATTCAAGATCCAAACGCGGAAATCGTCGATCTAACAGGAAAGTTTCTCTTTCCCGGTTTCGTGGATGCTCACTCACATATCGGTCTTTTTGAAGAAGGAGTAGGCTATTACTATAGTGATGGAAACGAGGCAACGGATCCTGTAACTCCCCACGTGAAAGCACTCGATGGTTTCAATCCCCAGGATCCTGCCATTGAAAGGGCATTGGCAGGTGGAGTCACCACCGTTATGATCGTTCCTGGAAGTGCCAATCCGATAGGAGGTCAAGGGAGCGTCGTAAAGTTTAAGTCCATCATTGTGGAAGAGTGCGTTGTAAAAGATCCAGCAGGACTGAAGATGGCGTTTGGTGAAAATCCGAAGAGAGTATACGGTGAAAGAAAACAACAGACTCCCTCAACTAGAATGGGAACAGCAGGTGTGATAAGAGATTATTTTATCAAAGTGAAGAACTATATGAAGAAAAAAGAAATCGCCGAAAAAGAAGGAAAGGAGTTCACTGAAACGGATTTGAAAATGGAAATAGGTGAATTGGTGCTGAGAAAAAAGATACCTGCCCGGATTCATGCACATCGAGCAGATGACATACTCACCGCAATCAGAATAGCGGAGGAATTCGGTTTCAATTTGGTAATAGAGCATGGAACCGAAGCGTACAAGATCTCAAAGATACTGGCTGAAAAGAATATACCCGTCGTTGTTGGTCCACTCCTCACATTCAGAACGAAGCTGGAACTCAAGGATCTAACAATGGAAGTCATAGCAAAACTCGTGGAGGCTGGAGTAATGATCGCGTTGATGTGCGATCACCCTGTGATACCTCTCGAATACGCCACTGTTCAGGCAGCTACCGCTATGAGATATGGCGCAAGAGAAGAAGACCTCCTGAAGATTCTCACAATAAACCCAGCCAAGATCCTTGGCCTGGACAACACAATAGGATCAATTGAAGAAGGAAAAGATGCAGATTTGGTTGTGTGGAGTGATCATCCATTCAACATGAAATCGAAAGTTGAAAGAGTTTTCATCGAAGGGATGGAAGTGTTCAGAAGATGA
- the fabG gene encoding 3-oxoacyl-[acyl-carrier-protein] reductase has protein sequence MRLEGKVCMITGAASGIGRAAALLFAQEGAIVVACDVSKENLDVLVDEAQDLSGKVDPYLLDVTNRDQVKEVVERVVQKYGRIDVLVNNAGITRDALLVRMREEDWDAVISVNLKGVFNVTQAVVPYMIKQRSGTIINTSSVVGIHGNAGQTNYAATKAGVIGMTKTWAKELAGRNIRVNAVAPGFIETPMTEKLPERIREATLSQIPLGRFGKPEEVANVYLFLASDESSYITGQVIVVDGGLAI, from the coding sequence ATGAGGCTCGAAGGAAAAGTGTGCATGATTACAGGTGCCGCAAGCGGTATAGGAAGGGCAGCAGCCCTCCTCTTCGCTCAGGAAGGTGCCATTGTCGTAGCGTGCGATGTTTCCAAAGAGAACCTCGACGTACTTGTTGATGAAGCACAAGATCTTTCAGGAAAAGTGGATCCCTACCTTCTTGATGTAACAAACAGGGATCAAGTAAAAGAAGTCGTGGAAAGAGTTGTTCAAAAGTACGGCCGTATTGACGTGCTGGTGAACAATGCCGGGATCACAAGAGATGCTCTTCTTGTTAGAATGAGAGAGGAAGATTGGGATGCGGTGATAAGTGTGAATTTGAAAGGAGTTTTCAATGTTACCCAAGCTGTGGTTCCTTACATGATAAAACAGAGAAGTGGTACCATTATCAACACTTCCTCTGTTGTGGGAATCCACGGTAATGCAGGGCAGACAAATTACGCGGCCACAAAGGCGGGAGTTATCGGTATGACGAAAACATGGGCAAAAGAACTTGCGGGGAGGAACATAAGAGTGAATGCGGTTGCTCCTGGTTTCATAGAAACACCTATGACCGAAAAACTCCCGGAAAGAATTCGAGAGGCAACACTGTCTCAAATTCCTCTTGGGAGATTTGGAAAGCCAGAAGAAGTTGCTAATGTGTATCTTTTCCTTGCTTCCGATGAATCGAGTTACATCACAGGACAAGTCATCGTAGTGGATGGGGGCCTCGCAATTTGA
- a CDS encoding metallophosphoesterase — translation MKTFLTITALAMIVISGLKFLDTYFFVVSEKDLIYKTIQNVEKEQLGDEFTFIVFGDNKNSVSTFSKLIDAVNKEKAIAFGVNTGDMVFDGSMFKWQLYLKQLKRFKIPVFHVPGNHDLADHPENYMKIFGPLYYSFQTGNSYFIVVNNANEDIDAYQLEWLKNELGKSQSWRYRFVFMHVPIFDPRVKKQPGHSMKNLKKAQDLLSLLKKYHVTRVFAGHIHGYFEGEWDGVPYTITGGAGAELFGIDPEHYFYHFIKVHVTPENVSYEIIKLPTPDFNIIDRTIHTFWIYTYSFVLQNYWIVLLGTSLFLLSAVVVSGKERELFEHLMKRKIVRFVARIWRLLGNQK, via the coding sequence ATGAAGACATTTTTGACAATAACAGCACTTGCTATGATTGTGATATCCGGTTTGAAATTCTTAGACACCTATTTTTTTGTCGTTTCGGAAAAAGATTTGATATACAAGACCATTCAGAACGTGGAGAAAGAACAATTAGGAGATGAATTCACTTTTATCGTCTTCGGTGATAACAAAAATTCTGTTTCAACCTTTTCTAAGTTGATAGATGCGGTGAATAAAGAGAAAGCGATTGCTTTCGGTGTTAACACAGGTGACATGGTTTTCGATGGTTCCATGTTTAAATGGCAGCTCTACCTGAAGCAATTAAAGAGATTCAAAATTCCAGTTTTTCATGTCCCAGGGAATCACGATCTAGCAGACCATCCAGAGAACTATATGAAGATCTTCGGCCCTCTTTATTATTCTTTTCAGACTGGAAACTCTTATTTCATTGTGGTCAACAATGCCAATGAAGACATCGATGCGTATCAACTAGAATGGCTGAAAAATGAACTGGGAAAATCGCAATCTTGGAGATACCGTTTCGTTTTCATGCACGTACCTATATTCGACCCGAGGGTAAAGAAACAACCTGGCCATTCTATGAAGAATCTAAAGAAGGCTCAAGATCTCTTGAGTCTCCTAAAAAAGTACCATGTTACCAGAGTCTTCGCCGGTCACATCCATGGTTACTTTGAGGGAGAATGGGATGGTGTTCCATACACAATAACTGGAGGGGCCGGAGCAGAACTTTTCGGAATCGATCCTGAACACTACTTTTATCATTTCATAAAAGTTCACGTTACTCCAGAAAACGTGAGCTACGAAATAATAAAACTACCCACTCCCGATTTCAACATAATCGACAGGACAATTCATACCTTTTGGATATACACTTATTCTTTTGTGCTCCAGAATTACTGGATAGTACTTTTAGGAACCAGTCTTTTCCTGTTGAGTGCTGTTGTAGTATCTGGTAAAGAGAGGGAATTATTCGAACACTTGATGAAAAGAAAAATCGTCAGATTTGTTGCGAGAATCTGGCGCCTTCTCGGAAATCAAAAGTGA
- a CDS encoding alanyl-tRNA editing protein, with protein MNVRTIKIERVVMEKEKTIAIAKESPFYPDGKGGQLGDRGRIGPANVIKVKEQGKYILHYLDAPIEPGEYEYEIDLSRRKDIACQHTAQHILSAAFLKVADLETVSFHMGEEISTIVLNAPFVLEEVLEEVEDLANDVVRDCERVEISELTYEEVSELNLRKLPMVKGKIRVVKIGDFDITACGGFHVENTGEIGLIKIIDSEKVKRTFTRVYFVAGKRALKDYKEKDRILKLLSKILTTSSQELVKRVENLLKSVKEKSTKLDKLSEKYAQLLSKTIKPEKIGRFDFYFLNKVEEGKFLPKFLADQENAVIVLEYPDHIEIVSNWVDCREIFKKVKEKMNVKGGSGQKRAAMFVDSPEKAVEEIKEILRWF; from the coding sequence ATGAATGTGAGAACGATAAAGATCGAGAGAGTGGTAATGGAGAAAGAAAAAACGATAGCGATCGCGAAAGAAAGTCCTTTTTATCCTGATGGGAAAGGCGGTCAACTGGGAGATAGAGGGAGAATTGGACCGGCAAATGTGATCAAGGTGAAAGAACAAGGAAAATACATTCTTCACTATCTGGATGCCCCGATCGAACCGGGTGAGTACGAGTACGAAATAGATCTCTCAAGGAGAAAAGATATCGCTTGCCAACATACCGCTCAACACATTCTTTCTGCAGCTTTTTTGAAGGTAGCTGATTTAGAAACGGTGAGTTTTCATATGGGGGAGGAGATTTCAACTATCGTTTTAAACGCTCCTTTCGTTTTAGAAGAGGTTTTGGAAGAAGTGGAGGATCTCGCGAACGATGTAGTAAGAGATTGTGAAAGAGTGGAGATCTCGGAGCTGACTTACGAAGAAGTGAGTGAGCTGAACCTTAGGAAGTTACCAATGGTTAAAGGAAAAATTCGAGTGGTGAAAATAGGGGATTTCGACATCACAGCGTGTGGTGGCTTCCATGTGGAAAACACGGGTGAAATCGGTTTGATCAAGATCATCGATTCTGAAAAAGTTAAAAGGACATTTACCAGAGTTTACTTCGTTGCGGGGAAACGTGCCTTGAAAGATTACAAAGAGAAAGATAGGATTCTAAAATTGCTGAGCAAAATACTCACTACATCATCTCAGGAATTGGTGAAGAGAGTGGAGAACCTTTTAAAAAGTGTGAAAGAAAAGAGCACAAAACTTGACAAACTCTCAGAAAAATATGCACAGCTTCTTTCCAAAACGATAAAACCAGAAAAGATAGGACGTTTCGACTTCTACTTTCTCAACAAAGTAGAAGAAGGAAAATTTCTTCCCAAGTTTCTTGCCGATCAAGAAAACGCCGTGATAGTTCTGGAGTATCCGGATCACATCGAGATAGTCTCAAACTGGGTGGATTGCAGGGAGATTTTCAAAAAGGTGAAAGAGAAGATGAACGTAAAAGGCGGAAGTGGTCAGAAAAGAGCTGCGATGTTCGTAGATTCCCCAGAAAAAGCCGTGGAAGAAATCAAGGAGATACTAAGATGGTTCTGA
- a CDS encoding Rossmann-like and DUF2520 domain-containing protein — protein MVLNFVGTGNLTRFFIECLKEQFEIGYILSRDLRKATNLSKTCGGHPATIDNHPTMSGVVFVIVPDKYIEDVAKHLKMGDAVLMHCSGFLSSDIFKRKKRASLHPNFSFSNLKKALEMRKQIIFGIEGDEEGVATAIEIVKAISGKYLLIPSEKKKMYHLAAVIVSNFPIALASISKKIYSLLGIEKPEELIHALMKGVVDNLKEIGVEGALTGPVKRGDWEVVEAERMVFEKIFGSYTLYDEIVKILKEVAGSERDEVKKDER, from the coding sequence ATGGTTCTGAATTTTGTAGGAACTGGGAACCTCACGAGATTTTTTATAGAATGTTTGAAAGAACAATTTGAAATTGGATACATTCTATCTCGTGATCTGAGAAAGGCGACAAACCTTTCCAAAACTTGTGGTGGTCATCCCGCCACAATTGACAACCATCCAACTATGAGCGGTGTTGTTTTCGTGATAGTACCAGACAAGTACATAGAAGATGTTGCGAAACATTTGAAAATGGGGGATGCTGTACTCATGCATTGTTCTGGTTTTCTCAGCTCGGATATCTTCAAAAGAAAAAAGAGGGCATCCCTCCATCCAAATTTTTCTTTTTCAAATCTCAAAAAAGCCCTTGAAATGAGGAAGCAAATCATTTTTGGAATCGAAGGGGACGAAGAAGGAGTCGCCACTGCCATCGAAATTGTGAAAGCGATATCAGGAAAATACCTGCTGATTCCATCAGAGAAAAAAAAGATGTACCATCTTGCTGCTGTCATCGTGTCGAACTTCCCGATAGCTCTCGCTTCCATCTCCAAAAAGATCTACTCTCTTCTTGGAATAGAAAAACCGGAAGAACTCATTCATGCTCTCATGAAAGGAGTCGTTGACAACTTAAAAGAGATAGGTGTAGAAGGTGCTTTGACAGGGCCCGTAAAACGCGGTGATTGGGAAGTGGTTGAAGCAGAAAGGATGGTGTTTGAAAAGATTTTTGGAAGTTATACCCTTTACGACGAAATCGTAAAAATTTTGAAGGAGGTGGCAGGTAGTGAACGTGATGAAGTTAAAAAAGATGAAAGGTAA
- a CDS encoding S-layer homology domain-containing protein — MRKFLVIVLILSALIGISQQFKDVPVNHWAYEAVTEMAKLGVLTGLPDGTFQGNSYLTRYQAAVAFYRLYNILKQPSANISGLINKVSTLEDLVSTALMKVQNLSDNFGGVTSDLETLKNDVANLKSTLVDLKNLRMEVMSQVQSQSDSIKELDSKVGEALSRIAALEAKFAEDYVKKDYVDSRISQVMSKLNDLEQKTLAVEKKSTDLEELVVNTTTSLKAYVEDTLKSYTKTLDQKLSEVSATLDKNNTILSGEIGNLKVLVSKFQSDLESLQKTAKALDARVSVLEGQVTTINSRMENLEKRVAQVESTAEKVTSLERNIGAITARVTKIEEEVQNLSQSNTELSQKVGDVVSSKPWMEDVNSVSATLSKKISDVQTMALAGVAIGILGVIIGFVMSGSTSGGG; from the coding sequence ATGAGAAAATTCCTGGTGATAGTCCTAATACTCAGTGCACTCATCGGTATCTCACAACAGTTCAAAGATGTTCCAGTGAACCACTGGGCTTATGAGGCGGTAACAGAAATGGCAAAACTCGGAGTACTCACCGGTTTGCCGGACGGTACCTTCCAAGGAAATTCTTACCTCACAAGGTATCAAGCTGCCGTCGCTTTCTACAGGCTCTACAACATTCTCAAACAACCATCTGCAAATATTTCTGGGCTCATAAACAAAGTCAGTACCCTCGAAGATCTCGTGAGCACCGCTTTGATGAAAGTGCAGAATCTTTCTGACAACTTTGGGGGAGTTACTTCCGATCTTGAGACTCTCAAGAACGATGTTGCGAACTTGAAATCCACACTCGTTGACCTCAAGAATCTCAGAATGGAAGTTATGAGTCAGGTTCAGAGTCAGTCCGATAGTATCAAAGAACTCGACAGCAAAGTTGGTGAGGCACTCTCTCGAATTGCCGCTTTGGAGGCCAAATTTGCTGAAGATTACGTCAAAAAGGATTACGTTGACTCCAGAATATCTCAAGTCATGTCGAAATTGAATGATCTTGAACAGAAAACACTGGCAGTTGAGAAAAAATCTACAGATCTCGAAGAACTCGTTGTGAACACAACAACTTCTTTGAAAGCTTACGTCGAAGATACTCTTAAGTCGTACACGAAGACTCTCGATCAAAAACTTTCAGAAGTATCTGCCACCCTCGACAAAAACAACACCATTCTGTCCGGTGAAATCGGGAATCTCAAAGTCCTCGTCTCCAAATTTCAAAGCGATCTTGAATCTCTGCAGAAAACAGCGAAAGCACTTGATGCTCGCGTGAGCGTTCTCGAGGGACAAGTCACTACCATTAACAGCCGCATGGAAAATTTGGAAAAGAGAGTTGCACAAGTTGAGTCCACAGCCGAAAAAGTGACTTCTCTCGAAAGGAATATAGGAGCGATCACCGCAAGGGTCACCAAGATAGAAGAAGAAGTCCAAAACCTCAGTCAGAGCAACACTGAACTCTCTCAAAAAGTCGGTGATGTTGTCTCTTCCAAACCTTGGATGGAAGACGTCAACAGCGTGAGTGCAACTCTCAGCAAGAAGATTTCCGACGTACAAACCATGGCACTGGCAGGAGTTGCCATAGGAATTTTGGGAGTGATAATAGGATTTGTAATGAGCGGCAGTACGAGTGGTGGCGGATGA
- the ruvB gene encoding Holliday junction branch migration DNA helicase RuvB — MSDFLTPERTIYDSGVQFLRPKTLDEFVGQEKVKKKLFLALEAAKMRGEILDHVLLAGPPGLGKTTLAHIIASELQTNIHVTSGPVLAKQGDMAAILTSLERGDVLFIDEIHRLNKAVEELLYSAIEDFQIDIMIGKGPSAKSIRIDIQPFTLVGATTRSGLLSSPLRSRFGIILELDFYTIEELKEIIKRAASLMEVDIEDVAAEMIAKRSRGTPRIAIRLTKRVRDMLTIEKADKIDMDIVRKTMEVLNIDEEGLDDFDRKILKTIIEVYKGGPVGLNALAASLGIEPDTLTEVYEPYLLQSGFLARTPRGRIATEKAYKHLNYNFPENRLF; from the coding sequence GTGAGTGATTTTCTCACACCAGAGAGAACTATTTACGATTCCGGTGTCCAATTTCTGAGGCCAAAAACACTGGACGAATTCGTGGGACAAGAAAAGGTTAAAAAGAAGCTTTTTCTTGCGTTGGAGGCAGCAAAAATGCGAGGAGAGATTCTGGATCATGTCCTCCTCGCGGGTCCTCCGGGGCTTGGAAAAACAACCCTTGCCCACATCATAGCGAGTGAGCTTCAGACGAACATTCACGTAACGAGTGGACCTGTTCTTGCAAAACAAGGAGACATGGCCGCTATTCTCACCAGTTTGGAAAGAGGAGATGTACTCTTCATCGACGAAATACACAGGTTGAACAAGGCGGTAGAAGAACTCCTTTATTCAGCGATTGAGGACTTTCAAATCGACATAATGATAGGGAAAGGTCCCAGTGCGAAATCCATCAGAATAGACATTCAACCTTTCACTCTCGTTGGAGCCACCACTAGGAGTGGACTTCTGAGTTCTCCTCTCAGAAGTCGATTTGGAATCATTTTGGAACTCGACTTCTACACGATCGAAGAGTTGAAAGAAATCATAAAGAGGGCAGCCAGCTTGATGGAAGTAGACATAGAAGATGTTGCTGCCGAAATGATCGCTAAAAGATCCAGGGGAACACCACGAATAGCAATAAGACTCACAAAGAGAGTAAGAGACATGCTTACCATCGAGAAGGCCGACAAAATAGACATGGATATCGTAAGAAAAACGATGGAAGTACTCAACATAGACGAAGAGGGGTTGGACGATTTCGATAGAAAGATTTTGAAAACGATCATTGAGGTTTACAAGGGCGGACCAGTCGGTTTGAATGCTTTAGCAGCATCTCTAGGCATTGAACCGGATACGCTTACCGAAGTGTACGAACCCTATCTCCTTCAATCTGGTTTTCTCGCAAGGACTCCAAGAGGAAGAATCGCAACGGAGAAGGCTTACAAGCACCTCAACTACAATTTTCCGGAGAATCGCCTCTTCTGA